GCCCTCTTTATTCATGCAGGTATTGAGATGTTAAGGACACATGGGAGATTGGGTTTCATAGTTCCCCGTTCAATGCTTTCGGGACTTTATTTTAAAAATCTCAGGGAGTTTATTGAAAAAAAAACAGCGATAAAGGAAATCGTTAATATCTCGGATCGAAAAAATATTTTTGATGGCGTCCTTCATGGTACGATGATTCTTTCACTGAAACGAGGGAAACAGAACGATGAGAAAATTAATATTTCTCTCGTGAAAACTCTGGAGGATATACGAGATCAGCATAGGGCAGTAATTGTTGATAGAAATGAAGTAGTCCAACAGCTTAATGGTACAACAGTATGGTTCGTAGCTGATTCTTTGGATGTATATAACATTCTTAGCAAGATAATTAAGGGAAGTCCTCTCTTATCTGGAAATCAAATTAATTATCGGGCAAAGACAGGACAGATTGTTTGGAACAGGGTTAAACCATTATTATCAACACAGAAAGAGCCAGATACCCTGCCGTTAGTATGGGCAACGGATGTCGGGAAGTTTAGTTTTTCTTTTAATAGAATGGGTATTGCAAGACCTTGTTTCCTGAAATCCAATTCAAAGACAAAACAGCTTATTGTTAAAGGCCTTTGTATCCTTGTTCAGCGTGTTACGGCAGATGAGCAACCGTCACGCATTATAGCTTGCATACCAGAAGAGTTGTGTAAAAAAGAGCACGATGGATATTTCGTTGAAAACCATTTGAATATTATTCAGCCTACAAATGAAAGTAATACAATCGATCTCTATTTTATCCTTGGCATCCTCAATTCAGATGTTGTTGACTTCTTTTTCCGTACCATGAACGGCAACACGCAAGTTTCGGCTACAGAGTTGAATCTTCTTCCCATACCAACAGGCAAATCCGATGATAAAATTGCAGAGATTGCTAAAGAAATTCAGGTAGTTGAGGAAGCAAAGAGAAAAAAGCTGTTTACAGAATTGAATGTTTTAGTGGCTAAAGCTTATGGTCTAAATATGAATGAGCTTCGCTTTATAAAGAATCACCTCAACGAGAGGAAATATGACAATTCAGGAGATTAAGACTGTTCTTGAGAAAATAAATTTTCCCCATCGGTTCGTTTCTGAACAAACAGCGGTATGCATAATGGCATTGTCCGATAAAACTGAAAGAAAGGGATTGTTAGCTGATCATAAAAGTTTGTGCGAAGGAGCCAGAATCCATGATATTTTGAATTTCGCTAGAAATGAATTGGGTAAACAGGTTGCAGAAAATACACGAGAAGCATACAGAAAGACCTCCCTTGCACCTCTCTTGAATTATGGTCTTGTGGTTAGGCATCAACTCAGCACTAATGACCCAAATACATACTATAGACTCCATCCAAATTTTGAACGTCTTTTTTCTGAGAAACATCCTGAAAAGCAGCAAAATCTTATTGCTGAGCTACAAATTAAATCAACAAAATTAAGAGAACGACACACACGTAAGGTATCTCAGTATAATACTGTTTGTGTACAAATAAATAGTGAAGATACCTTTTCTCTTAGTCCCGGTGCACACAACATCCTTGAAAAGGCTATCATTGAAGTATTTAGCCACGCTTTTTTAAGTAAGCTACAAGTGGTGTATCTTGGGGATACAGCACCAAGAAAAGGCTATCAAAATCGAGTATTAATGAGACGTTTGAATCTTCCCATTGATACTGCTGAATCATTACCAGATGTTATTCTTCTTTCTGAACATGAAAAACATCTTGTGATTGTTGAAGCAGTAACAAGCAGTGGTCCGATAAATCATATACGTCTTGAGCAATTACAGGAATTTACGCTAGAATCAAGTAAATTGGGATACAAAATCAGTTATATTACCGCCTTTCCTTCCCGTGCTGTTTTTAGAAGGTTTGTTGAAGATATTGCTTGGGGAAGTAGTGTATGGATTGAGAATGAACCAAATAATATTGTGCATTTTGAAGAGTTTGATGATAAATGAAATACAATCCTGAAACAGTAAAGATAGTTCCGAATGTCATTCAGAAGGAATTTGAATCTGAAGAAAATAGAAACAAGCATATAATTTCAAAAGTTCAAATAATGTTAACAGTCGCTAGTATTTTACTAACAGCAATAATTTTTCTTCTGAGAGCAGTGTTTGAACAAGATTGGCACAGATGTTTAACCACGCCATTACTAGTTTTTGCTATGTTTGTAATTATAGGATCAATACTTCTTTTTCTGAATATTATCCGTGTAAAGACCTTTCAAAGAATCGATTATGGGAAACTTATTTTTAACACGGAGCTAGAAAAAGAACCAGAAGAAGTTGGAGGTAGGCTGATTGCTACTTACGAAGATGCTTTAAAAATGAATGTTCGAGTTGTTGACGAATTGGTTGATACATTTAAAAAAGGCACTTTTTTAATTGAAGTTTCAGTTTGTTTATTTGCTGCTGTTTTATTTGTTATTTTAATTATATTTTTGAAAAATTTTTAGGAGACCATGCATGGGCAATAATGAAAATATTAGAGAAAAACCATCGGGAGAAAATAATTCACAGCAAAATTCAACCCAAAGTAGCCAAGACAAGCCTCAAAGCTATGGTACTGTTTCAGTTCAAAAAGAATTAAACAGATCAAAACCAATAAGTTATGGAACAGTATCGAGGAGTTACACAGAAGATACAAAAAACAATGTTACTATTGAAAAACCTCTGAAAGAGGACAATTAATAAAGTTTATGCAACTAGGATTGCCAGGTATAAACGATAATATTGATGTCAGAAGAAAGAACGTCCTTTCTTCTCCAAAATTTGGTGGCTCATGCGATATTGACTCAAAACCTTACCTAAAAGAATTAGGTGTTGAGATCGTTGAAAGAAAACAGCCGATACAATTCACATCGAATTTTGGCGAACATGTTCACAGGTGGGCTCCTTATATCCAGGGGTTTTCTGCTGCATTTGTACAATCAATACTCGACCAATATAAAGATGATTATAAATCACCCATTATTCTTGACCCCTTTGCTGGCTGTGGAACCGTCCTCACCCAAAGCAAACTAAATGGCTACAAGTCTACAGGAACTGAGTTAAATCCGCTCCTCCAATTTATTGCAGATGTAAAGGTTAATTCATGGGACATTGAACCTAAATTACTCCTGAAAATATTTTCATCTGTCCCTAAAGACTTGAAAACGCCTGCCCCTGAGTTTCTTAAATCTAAGAATCAATTCAATCCAGGAGTGCTAAGTAACTTAGAATTTCTCAAGGGCGGAATTGATGCTATTCCTACAAAAATCAAAGAACAAATGAAGGTCAAAAACCTTATCCTGCTTGCATTTTCTTCAATTTTGATCGATTGCAGTAATCTTAAAAGAACTCCATGCCTTGGATACTGGAAAGGCAAAAAAGTAGCCGACAACGCTCCATGGATACTCATGGAGCATAAGATTAAAGATATTTGCAAAGACCTTGAAATTCTTCAAACGAGATATAAAAAGAATATCTTTATAGAAAGTAATGTCTTACTTGTCAATGCGATGAAATACAGGCATGAGCACTTTTTTGATCTTGTCATTACCTCACCACCGTATATGAATGGACTTGACTATGTTATGAATTATAAGATTGAAATGGCATGGCTTGGTTTTACACAAGGGACAAAGGATGCCAAAAAAGTAAAGGATAGTCTTGTTGTTTGTGACAACGTTTCCAAAGGATTAATCAAGACATTTGCTCAGTCAAACGCTAAATATTCAAATGGTTGGATAGAAGAAATAAAAGCAAATATCGAGAAAAATATAAAAAGGAGAGGTAATTATCGCCGAAGCGATATGCCTCATATCGTACATAAATACTTTGATGATATGTACAAGGTCATAAGTGTAGTTACAAAATCTCTTAAATCAAATAGTCGTTTTATTCTTGTTGTTGGTGATAGCTTAATTGCCGATGTTTATGTGCCTACAGATTTGTTGTTAGCTAAAATCGGGACGGAGCTTGGACTTACCATTGAGAAAATAGAAAAGGCACGAGATCGCCGGTCCGGCCAGGTAAGAAATTATAGACTGAGAGAAACAATAATTACTCTAAAAAGAAACTAAAAGGAATACAAGATAATGGAAGATAAATTTGGATATCATCAGGATATAAAAAATGGTGATGGAATAATTAGGGCGAGAACTACAGGCCATTTACGTTCTTGGGATATTCCGAAAACAATGCAAGCATTGGGAACACTAAAGAAAGAATGGGGAAATCTTGAATATCCAGGTATCTACATCCTATTTGATGCTACATCCAGGAAGGTAGATATTGGAGAAGCAAAAGATGTTTGTAGCAGGCTTAAAACTCACTTAAATTCTCCTGAAAATAAAATTAAATATTGGGATAGGGCTGTCATTATCAATGATGGTAGATCGGCATTGCAGTCTGATTTTAATGATTCCGTCATAAGAAAATCATTGGAATTATATTTAATTTCATTATTCAAAGCAAACCGATATGCAGTTGTTGCACAAGGAGAACCACAGAAACATAATCCACAGCAAAGATCCTTATTTCAGGCACTGAAGGATGAGTTTGATTTTCTCCTTATGAAAAAGAATTTGATTGTTAAACTCCTTGAAAAGCCAGGACAGGAGGAAGTTCATAGAGATGAATTGAAGACAATATTGGAAAAGAAAGGCTATAAACTTGATAAGTGGAGGGCAGACGAAGCCATTTTAAACGGTGAAAAAACATACATTAGACCTGGGAGTCCTAAACCTAAAGATAATCCAAAATATTGGCAAATTACTTTCCGTGATAGATTTAAGGATTCTTTACAAGCAGGAAATGGTTACCTTTTAGTTCCAAGAGGTGGTGTATTACTTATTCCTCTTAAGGAAGTTCAAAAGGTTATAACCGACCTTTCAAAATATAAGCAAAATACCATAGATGTTTATGTAAATTTCAAAGAAGATACTATCAACCTATCCTACACAACTAACATGATAGATATACACAATTTCGATTAGCAAAGTTAGTAAAATAAGCAAAACATGCAATTAAATAATCTTATAAAACCATTTATAAGAACTGGAGTAAATACTATGAGTGAAGAAAGTGTAATAACCCTCAATGATAAAAAATTATATCTTGCAACCTTCGAATTCATCTGCGGTGAATATGGACAAGTATTTGAAAAGGCCTTTTATGCAAAGGATGAAGAAACCTTAGAAAAGAAAATTCACAAATATCTTTTTAATTGCTATGGCAAAGGAAATATGTCTGAAATAAACAGAAATGTTTATTACTATTGGAATGGCGAGGTTGCAGTCAAAAATCACGGATGGGAAGAAATTACAGGTATCGAGCAACTTGTAGATAAACTCCTTCAATTATAACGAGAAGATATAGTAATCTCAAAACAAAATGTCACAGAGTAGAGTAAAATTTCCCAGAAAGTACAGATCAGTTTTTCCTCATCCCAAAAGAGACGGAGTGATAGAGTATCAAGTTATTGTTTAGTCAAGGGTGGCGCTGACAAATTTTGTTTGTCAGTGTGTTATATTCCCTACCCACGTGGGTATTGAAACAAGCACGGACAAACGGAGTTTGTCCGTGCCACCCAGAAAACCGCTTACATAAAATGGAAATTCCTATATAATCGTAACTATTCAGCATGATTTTGTGGCCTACCATCTATGGCATAGAACGGTCAAAATCACATAAATTAGATATAAGTTGTACCGCTATTATAGACAGAAAGTGAAATTCAAGGGTTTTTTGCCATATATAGTGTTTTTTGCTCAAACTACCTGAATAGTTACATATAATCAAGATATTTTTGTCTCATAATCCCGAAGGGATGGTATGATTATAGCAAAAAAGCAGAAGAAAGGATTTGAACCCCGAAGGGGTGGCATAGAAAACCCGTGTATACCTGCCATTGCCTGGGAATTTGCCGTTGTCTTCTGATAATTATTTCACCCCTTCAAGGTTATTGATTTTGCGGTTATTCATTATCTATAATCATGACAGCCCTTCGGGCTTGAAATAGAGATCATCTTCATTTTATCTGTTATCACTTCTGAATTATAGGGCATTTTTGTACTATTTGTACTATTATGATCTCGAAAATAAAGCGACATTTTGTTTTAACATTACTATAACTATAGTAAATCTCGTCCGGTGTTTTTATTCATATGACAAAGACTTTTAATGAAAAACTGGCTTTTATTGAGGACTCAAAATTCCCTTCAACGCGATTCCAGGGCAGTAAGCTTAAGATTGCCGATTGGATATGGGAAGGGATAAAGGATTTGGAATTTCAAACGGCTTTGGACGCCTTTGGCGGAACGGGCAGCGTGGCTTATATGCTTAAGCAGAAGGGGAAAATCGTTACCTATAATGATATATTGAAATTCAATTATTATGTCGGGATGGCGTTGATAGAAAATGATAGTGTTACTCTTTCCAGAAAAGATATAGATTTTCTTTTTACGAGACACGCGGGAATAATCTATCCCGGTTTTATAGCGGAAACCTTCAAGGATATCTATTACACAGATGAAGAAAATAGCTGGATAGATATGGTCGTGATAAATATCAGATTACTCAATGATACCTATAAACAAGCCCTGGCATATTTTGCTTTATTTCAGGCCTGTATTGCCAAAAGACCGTTTAATCTCTTTCATAGAAAGAATCTTTACTTGAGATTTGCTGATATTAAGCGGAATTTTGGAAATAAGGCAACCTGGGATACACCTTTTGAGGCTCATTTTAGAAGATTTGTTAAGGAGGCAAACAACGCTGTCTTTTCTCATGGACAAAAGAATCGAGCATTAAACCTTGATGTCTTTGATGTGAAAGAGGATTTCGACCTTGTATACATTGATACGCCTTATATTTCAAAGAAGGGTGTTGGTATCGATTATCTTGGGTTTTATCATTTTCTTGAAGGCCTTGTAAATTACGAGACTTGGCCTGATATGATCGATTACAGGTCAAAGCATAAGAGGTTAAAAATAAAACCATCAGTTTGGGCTGATAAAAATAAGATCCATGCTGCATTTGACCAATTGTTTCAAAAATTTCGGGATAGTATTATCGTTGTTTCCTATCGTTCCGATGGGATTCCTTCTGTAGAAAAACTTGCAGAGATACTCAGTAAGTATAAGAGAACGGTACATGAGATACAGAGGAAGAATTATAAGTACGTTTTAAGTAAAAATGAGATAGAGGAAATTCTTTTCATAGGGGAGTAAAGAGCATGGCAGCTATTATTTGCATTGATTACTATCAAAAAGAGCAATATCAGTTACTACTACAAACGGCAACTGATAGGGATAAGCTTGATGCTACGTACGATGGGTGGCTCAAGTCTTTTAGAAAAGCCTTTTCAAGTATAAAGAAAAGCGGGTTTGAGCCCGTAAAAGTAAATGTTGATGTAAAAGAGTTACTTGCCTATTGTATCGTGCAGGGTCTTGAAAATAATGCTATAACGCGCTCACAGTTCTGCGCAGATTTAGCCAAAGAAGGTAAATGGGAAACGATTGAAAACAATTGATCCTAAAATGCATTTATATAATTTGTATACATTTTTGAAAGAAGAATTAAAAAATGGTTCAAACGATCTTGTGACAAGACCATCGGGCCAGGTAATAAGGGAACGTGTTGAGAGGGACATTGTAAAAGAGGAGGATGGAGCTATTATTGCCCTTGATTTTT
The genomic region above belongs to Candidatus Jettenia caeni and contains:
- a CDS encoding putative methyltransferase, translating into MDEYHKKEFAIMDYLHIVSLELRKQLGQYATPIEIVRYIVKSVEYIPSKSILQKRLIDPACGSGAFLGEACRVYLNALKKAAIPISEWYPMIISAICGIDIDPKACFFARLNLAMLLAPPILEFISKNTIAKLKPLPIHCADTLHLLASRRKSIPLFYDRISIPLEDQFDFVVGNPPYYKIKNLEQNIKNTFTESIYGHPNAYALFIHAGIEMLRTHGRLGFIVPRSMLSGLYFKNLREFIEKKTAIKEIVNISDRKNIFDGVLHGTMILSLKRGKQNDEKINISLVKTLEDIRDQHRAVIVDRNEVVQQLNGTTVWFVADSLDVYNILSKIIKGSPLLSGNQINYRAKTGQIVWNRVKPLLSTQKEPDTLPLVWATDVGKFSFSFNRMGIARPCFLKSNSKTKQLIVKGLCILVQRVTADEQPSRIIACIPEELCKKEHDGYFVENHLNIIQPTNESNTIDLYFILGILNSDVVDFFFRTMNGNTQVSATELNLLPIPTGKSDDKIAEIAKEIQVVEEAKRKKLFTELNVLVAKAYGLNMNELRFIKNHLNERKYDNSGD
- a CDS encoding putative endonuclease, whose product is MTIQEIKTVLEKINFPHRFVSEQTAVCIMALSDKTERKGLLADHKSLCEGARIHDILNFARNELGKQVAENTREAYRKTSLAPLLNYGLVVRHQLSTNDPNTYYRLHPNFERLFSEKHPEKQQNLIAELQIKSTKLRERHTRKVSQYNTVCVQINSEDTFSLSPGAHNILEKAIIEVFSHAFLSKLQVVYLGDTAPRKGYQNRVLMRRLNLPIDTAESLPDVILLSEHEKHLVIVEAVTSSGPINHIRLEQLQEFTLESSKLGYKISYITAFPSRAVFRRFVEDIAWGSSVWIENEPNNIVHFEEFDDK
- a CDS encoding DNA methylase; translation: MQLGLPGINDNIDVRRKNVLSSPKFGGSCDIDSKPYLKELGVEIVERKQPIQFTSNFGEHVHRWAPYIQGFSAAFVQSILDQYKDDYKSPIILDPFAGCGTVLTQSKLNGYKSTGTELNPLLQFIADVKVNSWDIEPKLLLKIFSSVPKDLKTPAPEFLKSKNQFNPGVLSNLEFLKGGIDAIPTKIKEQMKVKNLILLAFSSILIDCSNLKRTPCLGYWKGKKVADNAPWILMEHKIKDICKDLEILQTRYKKNIFIESNVLLVNAMKYRHEHFFDLVITSPPYMNGLDYVMNYKIEMAWLGFTQGTKDAKKVKDSLVVCDNVSKGLIKTFAQSNAKYSNGWIEEIKANIEKNIKRRGNYRRSDMPHIVHKYFDDMYKVISVVTKSLKSNSRFILVVGDSLIADVYVPTDLLLAKIGTELGLTIEKIEKARDRRSGQVRNYRLRETIITLKRN
- a CDS encoding putative DNA methylase, with product MTKTFNEKLAFIEDSKFPSTRFQGSKLKIADWIWEGIKDLEFQTALDAFGGTGSVAYMLKQKGKIVTYNDILKFNYYVGMALIENDSVTLSRKDIDFLFTRHAGIIYPGFIAETFKDIYYTDEENSWIDMVVINIRLLNDTYKQALAYFALFQACIAKRPFNLFHRKNLYLRFADIKRNFGNKATWDTPFEAHFRRFVKEANNAVFSHGQKNRALNLDVFDVKEDFDLVYIDTPYISKKGVGIDYLGFYHFLEGLVNYETWPDMIDYRSKHKRLKIKPSVWADKNKIHAAFDQLFQKFRDSIIVVSYRSDGIPSVEKLAEILSKYKRTVHEIQRKNYKYVLSKNEIEEILFIGE